The following proteins are co-located in the Rattus norvegicus strain BN/NHsdMcwi chromosome X, GRCr8, whole genome shotgun sequence genome:
- the Hrasl1 gene encoding HRas proto-oncogene, GTPase like 1 produces the protein MTEYKLVVVGAGGVGKSALTIQLIQNHFVDEYDSTIEDSYRKQVVIDGETCLMDILDTAGQEEYSAMRDQYMRTGKGFLCVFAINNTKSFEDIHQYREQIKRVKDSDDVPMVLVGNKCDLAARTVESRQAQDLARSYGIPYIETSAKTRQGVEDAFYTLVREIRQHKLRKLNPPDESGPGCMSCTCVLS, from the coding sequence ATGACAGAATACAAGCTTGTGGTGGTGGGTGCTGGAGGCGTGGGAAAGAGTGCCCTGACCATCCAGCTGATCCAGAACCATTTTGTGGACGAGTATGATTCCACTATAGAGGACTCCTACCGGAAACAGGTAGTCATTGATGGGGAGACGTGTTTAATGGACATCTTAGACACAGCAGGTCAAGAAGAGTATAGTGCCATGCGGGACCAGTACATGCGCACAGGGAAGGGCTTCCTCTGTGTATTTGCCATCAACAACACCAAGTCCTTTGAAGACATACATCAGTACAGGGAGCAGATCAAGCGGGTGAAAGATTCAGATGATGTGCCTATGGTGCTGGTGGGCAACAAGTGTGACCTGGCCGCTCGCACTGTTGAGTCTCGGCAGGCCCAGGACCTTGCTCGCAGCTATGGCATCCCCTACATTGAAACATCAGCCAAGACCCGGCAGGGTGTGGAGGATGCCTTCTACACACTAGTACGTGAGATTCGGCAGCATAAACTGCGGAAACTGAACCCGCCTGATGAGAGTGGCCCTGGCTGCATGAGCTGCACGTGTGTGCTGTCCTGA